In Actinomycetota bacterium, the sequence TGCGCGGGAACGCCACGGCGACCCCGGTGGAGATGTGCAGCCCGGGCGCGCCGAGCGCCGCCGCGGCGGCGGAGAGGTACGCGGTTCGCCCGCCCTCGGTGAACACCAGCCCGTCGAAGCCCGCGCTTTGGGCGTCGTGGGCGAAGGCGCCCATCTCGGAGAGCTTGCCCGGGAAGGTCATCACGTCGACGCGCACGACGGCAGCGTAGGTGGCACGATGGGCGCCGTGCCCGCCTTCACCTGCCCTCGCTGCCAGAACCTCGTCGAGGCCCGCTTCTACGGACCGTGCATCACCTGTCGCGAGGAACTGCGCGCGACCGTCGGCATCGAGGCCCGCCACGTCGAGGTGGCCGAGTACGAGCCGAAGATGAACGTCACCCCGAACGCGGTCGCCTTCAGCGACGACGACTAGCGACTCGGCGGGTCGGCTCGGGGTTCAGCTGTCGTCGGTGGGCAGGCCGCCACCGGGGCGGAACGTGCTCGCGCGCTCGTTCGCGGCCTCGGCCTGGCTGGCCATCTGTTGCATCGTCGTCGCCATCGCCTTCGCCGCGCCCTCGTGGGCGAGGATCTTCTGCATCACCGCCGCGCCGGCTCCGGCCATCAGCTCGGACTGGTTGTCGTGCAGGTACTGCATCGAGTTCCACAGACCGCGTGTGTAGCCGTTGATCTCGGGTACGACGTACCTCGCGAGCAGCTCCCACGAGCGCAACGTCGCCTCGCGGTTGGCCCAGTCGTGGGCGAAGCCGAGCACCACCCCGAACCCGCCGGTGATCTCCTGTAGACGGCGGATCGTGGTGACGAGCTCGTCGGGGGTGCCGACGACGGCCGCCCCAGCCCCGCTCGCGCCCGTGGCGGTCACCTGGTCGAGCAGCTCCCAGGGGTCGGCTACGTGCTGGGCGCCGGGGCGCCCGAGGGTCCACACGTTGTACTCGTTGTGCCACCTATGCAGGCCGTGAACCGCCTCGGCTCGCGCCTGCTCGCGCGACTCGGCCAGGTGGAAGGCGATCAGCACCCGCCACTTGCGCCGGTCGACGGTCTGGCCGTGAGCCGCGGCGGCCTCCTCGGCGAAACCCCACTGGGTGGGTAGCGCCTGGATGCCGTCGGTCGACGTCGACGCGATCGAGAGCACGCCGCACCCGTACTTGCCCGCTAGCTGCATCCCCGACGGCGAGATGCTCGACGCGGTGGCCACCTCGATCTGCTCCTGCAGGGGAAGGAGCTGCAGCTCGGCGTCGTTCAAGGTGAACCAGTCGCTCTCGTGGCTGAACCGCGGCTCGCCGCGCAGTAGGCGCAGGATCACGCCCATCGCCTCGTCCTGCCGGTCGCGCTGGAGCAGCGGGTCGATGCCGAGCGTGCGGGCGTCGGAAGGCAGCGCCCCTGGGCCGGTGCCGAAGATCGCCCGGCCGCGGGTCATGTGGTCGAGCTGCACGATGCGCTGGGCGACGTTGAACGGGTGGTGATACGGCAGCGAGACCACACCGGTGCCGAGGCGGATCGTGGACGTGCGCTGGCCGGCAGCGGCGAGGAACATCTCCGGGGAGGCGATCGTCTCCCACCCGCTGGAGTGGTGCTCACCGCACCAGAACTCCTCGAATCCCAAACGGTCGAGATGCGCGGCGAAGTCGAGGTCACGCTGGATCTGGAGCGTCGGGTGTTCACCGACGGGGTGGTGGGGGGCGAGGAAGGCGCCGAACTGCACCCGTCCGATGGGGCTCGGCCCGTGGCCAGCGTCTGAGCCGTTGCCGTCGCCGAGATGCGTCTGCGTCATGGGGCCCGACCCTAGGAGCCGCTTCGCTCTCGCGTCGGCTCGGAAGCCGACGAGGCTCTCGCTAGATTGACGCTGCCCTTCTAGGGGACGTAGCTCAGCTGGCTAGAGCACCTGCTTTGCAAGCAGGGGGTCGTGGGTTCGAGTCCCATCGTCTCCACTCCGCCCGTCGAATAGCCCGGTGACGATCGCGTCGAGTCCTTCGCCTTCCATCGCTCAGATCGGAACTTCAAGGCGCTGTCGATTCAAGCCGATACCGAATCCGGGATCGGGCTCGAAGCGTCCCGATCGATACGACAGGACGAACGTCGATGAGCAACGCATTGCCACCACCTCCGCCTCCCGGCCCGAACCTTCCGCCTCAGCAAGCACACCAGCACCTGGCATACCACCAGGTTCAGGCGTATCAGCAGCCGCGTTTCCAGCCGCCGAAGGGCTACAAGCTGAAGAAGAAGCGCCGTTGGCCGTGGGTGCTCCTCGGACTGCTGGTCGTGGTTGGCGTGGTCGGTGCGATCGGTTCGGTGACGTCGCCTGACGACGAAGCCGACGATGCCGCGGAACCGAACTCGCTGCCAATCGAAGCAGCGATACTCGGTGTCGGTGGCACCGACGACACGGCCGATCTCGACGTCACGCTGGCTTCCGTCCAGAACCCGTTCGTGTCGACCAACCAGTTCGAGCGCCCAGCTGACGGCCGCAAGTTCGTGGCCGTCGAACTCGACGTCGTCAACAAGAGCGACGAGACGGAGACTTTTTCCACGCTCATGCTCTTGGAGATCGTCGACTCACTCGGCCAACACTGGAACGTCGCCTTCGCCGGCGTCGACCTTCCGCAGCTCGACGGCGAGATCCCTGCGGGGTCGAACCGCCGAGGCTGGGCGGTGTTCGAGGTGCCGAACGAGTCGACAGGTCTCCAGCTTCACGTCAAGGGATCCCTCACCGCCAAAGGCGTCACCTTCACACTCTGACCCCACTCCACCCGACATGAGCGTCACTACAGCCGCCACGTGTCTGCTGCGACCGGTCCCGAACGTATCGATCGGGTGAGCGGCGCGGACTTCGCTTACACCTGCTGTCCTACCTCAAGCACTCGGTGTCGCCGATCGTGTCCTCCGTCCGGCGTGGTCACGAACAGGTGGTGGAACTCCGCGGTGAGCTCGACTTCATCGCCGTGGAACAGGTGATCGCGCACCTCTTCGAGCTGGCCGGCGCTGCCGGCGGCGTCGAGGTCGTCGCGAAGGATCCCCATCGGGTGCTGCGCGAGCTGCTCGGCTAGCCAGGCCTCGGCCTCGGCCACGACGCTCGGATCGTCCAGTAGCGCCAGACCGATGGCCGGAGCAGGTCCGTCGTCGGCGACCTCCTCAGGTGCTGCCTCAACCTGCTTCGATCGACCCCGCGGCCAGAGCAAGAGCGCGGTGAGCACGCCGCTGACCGCGGCGAGGAACCAACCCTGACGCATCAGGGCGATCAGGTGCCCGCCCCAGGGGATGCGCAGCACGGGCTCGCCGACGATGTCGTCGGCGGTCACGTGGAACTGGTCGGCGACCGCGCGGTTGTCGCCCTTCGTCACGAAGCTGCCGTCGTCGCGCACGGCGACGATGCGGTGGATCACGAGCTCGCCCTCGCCCGCGCCGTCGGCCACTTGGAACACCACGACGTCACCGACTGAGAAATCGCTCCGCTCGCGAGCGACGACGAGATCGCCGAGGTGGTAGCTCGGCTCCATCGACTCGCCGGCGACCATCACTGCCCGGGTAGCGCCGCCAAGGCTTGCGGGCCAGAACCACACGAGCGCGGCGACGGCGCCGAGGGTGGAGATGTACGAGACCGCCCGTCTCCAGCTCATGGCGTCGCCACGAAGTCTGTGAACCGCAGAGAGTTGTTCGAAGCGTAGAGACCCGCCCGGGTGCCCGACCCCAGCGTCGTCAGGTTCGCGGCGGTCAGTGTGTACGTGAGCCGCACCGTGCCGTTGACGGAGATGGTGACCGTGCTGGCGCTACGCCTCACCCGCAGTTGGATGGTGGAGGCGAGGGTGGTCGTGGCCGTGGCGAGGGTCGAGATCGCGCTGCCGTTGTACAAACGCAGCTGGACCTGTGTCAGACCGTTGACGACGCCGGCGAGGTAACGCCCACCAGTCCCGCCGTGCGACAGCGCGAGTCCGCCGATGCGACCAGACGCGAGGCCGGTCATCTCTGCGTCGACGGTGATGCTGGCGCTAGTGGTCGGCAGCGTTGCCGTGGCGTTCGTCCCCGACGCACCGGCGCGGCCGCTGCTGATCGACCACGTGCCCGAGTGCGTCGCCCACGTGAACGTCCCGCACGACGCCACCGAGCGCACGGGGCGCCCGTTGATCGCCGTTCCGGTAGGTGCGGAGAGGTTGAAGCGGTCGCAGGTGAGCACGGTTGGCGTCGAAGGTGCCGCTCCCTGCCACGACCCGAGCGACCGGGCGTGGAGCCCTCCGAGCCCCACCGCATGAACCACCACCACGGAGGCCATGACGAGCACGAGTGCGGCCGCGAAGGGTCGCAGAATGCTCGTCGTCCGAAGGTTGGGGGACATGCGGTGGGAGCCCGGGGTCTGTGCGTGCTACATCAGCCCGAGATGACGAGTGAAGTACCGGCGACCGCAGTGGCAGCGACGCCGCTCACTGCTGCCGAGAACGCGCCGCTTGACAGCGACACCGTGCCGCTGGCCGTAGCGAGAGCGGTCGAACCGTCCGACAACGTCACCGAGTAGGCGAGGCCGTTGCAGGCCGCGGCGACCGACGAGAACGACACCGCCGAGACCTCGTAACGCTGGTCGGTGGCGTCCCACGCCGTCGTGTACGCGACGACGATGCCGTCGGAGTCACAGGACGCGACGATGGCGTCGTCGGAGCCGAGTGAGCTGGAGCTCAATCCGCCGAGGCTGGCCGCCGCCGCCCCTACCGTGCCCGCGACGGCGATGCCGCCGAGCACGGCGATTGACCCTCTACGGATCAGACTCATTGTGTTGTTCCCTCCTAGATTCCCGCACTGGGGCAGGTACCCGCCCTTGGGCACCGGATCGGGATCGTCAAACCGGGGCGCGGACTTGAGGGAAATTTCGCACCGAAGCGGCCGTTTTTCGCGCTCCACACCACCCCACGTGGTACACAGCCACCGAGCGCCACTCACCGTGAATCTGGCTCAGAAGTGGGGTCTCCGGGTGCGAGAATCCTGCTCAGATGACGGCCGCTGACCTGAACCGGTTCTCTTTCGTGCCTGGGCAGGTCGCGGGCCCGCTGGTGGTCGGCGGGCAGGGCTCTTACCTGTTCACCGCTGACGGACGACGGATCCTCGACGCCGCCGGCGGAGCGATCGTGGCCAACGTCGGCCACGGCAGGCGCGAGGTCGCGGACCGTGTCCACGACGCGATGGCGACCGCGGGGTATGTGGTGCCGATCTGGCCCACGCCTCACCGTCTGGCGCTGCGCGACCGCCTGGTCGAGCGCTGGTTGCCACCAGGCTTCACGCAGCTGTTCTTCACGAGCGGGGGCAGCGAGTCGACCGACTCCGCGGTGCGCCTCGCCCGGGCGTATCAGCTCTCCAAAGGCCGCCCCGAGAGGTGGAAGATCGTCGGCCGCCACCCGAGCTACCACGGGATGACCCTCGGGACGATCGCCGCCGCCAGCCATTCCGGGAGACAAGCCGGGTTCGAACCCATGCTCCTCGACTTCCCGAAAGTGCCGTGGGACGACGCCGACGCGGTGGTGAAGGTGATCGAGCAGGAGGACCCGAGCACGATCGCCGGGTTCATCGCCGAGCCGATCACAGGCGCATCGGGCGGTTGTCTTGTCGCCGACGACCACTACTGGTCCACCGTGACGAGGGTGTGCAAGGAACACGACATCTTGCTGATCGCCGACGAGGTGATGACCGGCTTCGGGCGCACCGGTCGGCGCTTCGGCCACGAGCACTTCCCGTTCCAGCCCGATGTCGTCGTCGGCGGCAAGGGGCTGGGCGGTGGCTACGTACCGATCGGCATGGTCGCCACCAGAGCCGACGTCGTCGAGCCGCTCCAGGCGATGGGCGGGTTCATGTTCTTCACCTACAGCGGCAGTGACGCGGCATGTGCCGGGGCCGAGGCGGTCCTCGACATACTCGAAGGGGAGCAACTCGTCGAGCGCAGTGCCGCGATGGGCGCGCTGCTCCAGCAGCGACTGCGTGAGGAGCTCGGCGACCACCGCCACGTCGCCGACATCCGCGGCCGCGGCCTGTTCGTAGGCGTGCAGCTCGCACTCGACCGTGACACCGGGGAGCAGTTCCCGGTCACGGCCAGGCTGGCCTCGCAGGTGGTCGCCGCCGGGCTGCGCCGAGACGTCTGGTACTACCCGGCGGGATCGGGCCCCGTGCACGACGCCGTCATGTTCGGCTGTCCGTTCACCGTTACGGAGTCCGAGATCGACACGATGGCCGTGGTGTTGCGGGAGTCCATCGACGAGGCCGTGCGCTCTACCGGCACGGTGTGACCGTGCGCCTCGACCACGTCGCGATCGTCGGTGCCTCGCTCGCCGGGCTGCGGGCGGCCGAAACCCTGCGCCAGGAGGGCTTCGGCGGCCAGGTCACGATCGTCGGCGCCGAGCCGCACCAGCCCTACGACCGCCCGCCGCTGTCGAAGAGGCTCCTCGCCGGCGAGTTGGGCCCGGATCGGATCGCGCTGCGCAAGCAGGTTGACCTCGACTCGCTCGGCGTGGAGTGGATGCTCGGGGTGCGCGCGAGCGGCCTCGACGTCACGCGGCGCGAACTCGTCCTTGCCGACGGGACCCGGGTCGACTTCGACGGGCTCGTGATCGCCACCGGCGCGTCCCCACGCGAACTCCCCGGCCAACCCTCACTCACCGGGGTCCACACGCTGCGCACGCTCGACGACTCGCTGGCTCTTGGCCGCGCGCTGCAGCCCGGCACGGCACAGGTGGTCGTCATCGGCGCCGGGTTCATCGGGCTCGAGGTCGCGGCCACGGCACGGCGCTTGGGCAACGAGGTGACCGTGCTCGAAGGAGCATCCGCTCCGATGATTCGCGGTCTCGGCGCGGCGATGGGGTCCGCCGCGGCCGCGGTGCACGGCGACAACGGCGTCCGGCTGCGCTGCGACGTCGCCGTCGGGCAACTTGTGGGTGACGACCGAGGTGCAGTGGTCGGCGTACGCCTCGCCGACGGCGAGCTAGTGCCCGCGGACGTCGTGCTTGTAGGCATCGGCGTCGCGCCGAACACCGGCTGGCTCGCCGACAGCGGCCTCACCCTGAACGACGGGGTGGTGTGCGACGAGACGCTGAACGCCGGTGTTCCGGGGATCTACGCCGCCGGGGACGTCGCGCGGTGGACGAACGACCTGCTCCGCGCCGAGGTGCGCATCGAACACTGGACGAACGCCGCCGAGCAGGGTGAGGCCGCAGCACGGAACCTGTACATGATGGCGACACGGGGTGAGGCCGTCCCCTATGCCACGGTCCCCTTCTTCTGGAGCGACCAGTTCGAGGCCCGCATCCAGTTCCTCGGCCGGGCCGAGCCCGGAGACGAGGTCAGGATCGTCGCCGGCGACCCGGTGATGCGCCGGTTCACCGCCCTGTACGGGCGCGGTGGCCTGCTCACCGCGGCCCTCGGCGTGAGCATGCCGCGACTGGTGATGCCATTCCGCAAGCTGCTCGCCGAGCGTGCCTCGTGGGAGGACGCCCTTGCCCTCGCCGCCACCCTTGGTGGTTGAACGGAAACGTGGGTGTCAAGAACGCCAGAAGGGTGCAGGTGCCGCTCAAGCGCATGCTCGACCGGGCCGAAACAACTGCATAGACACCACGGACGCTGGCTCCTCGACGGACGGCGCGACACCTCATCTGCTCGTCGACTCCTCCTTCGGCGTCGAGGCCGCGCGCTGTGCGTCGTGTGGGCGGCCGCTGGTTTCGCCGTACGCGGCATGTGAGCCCTGCACCGGGATCGAGGGCGCGGAGCCGTGGCACCGGCCCGACGGCCATCACCACCAGCGCACCGTGGTGCGCACCCTGCGGACCGCCGTGCTGCCCGGTCGGGGAGACGTGTACCAGGCGGTCACCGATGACCTCACCGCGGTGGCTGTGGTGTCGGCCGTCGTCGCCGGCAGCGTCGCGGTCGCCGCGGCGTCGCTCCCGTTCGCCACCGTCGACGGCTTGACCCGTAGCTTGAGCGACGATCCGAGCGCCGGCTTCACCCTCGTCCTCGTCGGCCTGGTGACGCTCGGCGCGCTGTTCGTAGCGCGCCTGCCGAGCGGCTGGGGGATCGGGTTCCTCGCCGCCGCGGCGTCGGGAATCCCGTTGATCCACCTGCGAGCTGCAGCAGCGGTGCTCGGCGACGGCAGTCACGAGGTGTTCTGGGAAGTCGGCTCGGTGCTCGCCACCTTCGCGTCCGTCGTCGCGGTCGCGCCGCTCCTTTGCGCGCTGACCGGACTGCGCACCGGTCGCCGCGTCACCCGACTGCCGATCTGGGCCACACCGCTCGGGCTCGCCGCGGTGGTGGTGCTCGGTGCATGGCGGCGACAGGCGATCATCGACTCGGCGGGGGGCCTCGGCCCGGTGGCCCGGCTCGCGCTCTCCTCGGTGGTCGCCGGGGAGCTGGTCATGCTGACTCTGGCGTCGGCGGCGCGGTCGCGCCTCGGCGCGGGGATCTTCGTCGGTGCAGCCGTCCTGCCGACGGCCTACTTGGTGGGCGACGCGGCCGAGTCGCAGGTAGCCATCGACCTGGTGGAGCCGACCGAGCTCGCCTCGTCGGCGGTGCTCCTCGGCGCGGTCGGGTTGGTGATGACGGTGCTCGCTCGCCGTCGCCCCCTCCCTGGCTGAGTTCGGAGACCGGCGTACGATCTCGGGCGATGAACCCGGTCGCCGCCTTCGGTGAGGTCCGTCACATCGGGTACGTCGTCCCCCCTGAACGGCTTCAGGCACACGTCGCCCATTGGGCACGCACGATGGGCGTCGGACCCTGGCTGCTCGAGGAGCACGTCACGGTCAGCGAGTACGAGCACCTGGGCACGGCGCGCGGCGCTGTCGACATCACCCTTGCCACGGCTCAACTCGGATCATTGCAAATGCAACTACTGGCTCAGCACGACGACCATCCCTCGGCGTTTCTCGACTTCGTCGAGCGCACCCAGGGCGAGGGGGGAATGCACCACCTCGGCTTCTGGCCGCCCGATCTCGCACGTGCCGAAGAGCTCGCGGCGGAGATGGGTTGGGAGCAGTGGACCTCGGGCCGCATCGACAACCGCGGCCGCTTCCGCACATACCTCACCGAGGATCACCCGGGCACCGTCATCGCGCTGGCGGAGGTCCCGGAGACCCGGCGCCAGTACTTCGAGACCGAGCTCGCCGACCTCGGTCGGCGCTTCGACCCGACGTTCGACGAGCTGTTCGTCCGCCGCTGACGCCCCATTCGCGCCAGGCGTAGGCTGGCGCTCATGACGTCGCACCTGTCGAACGTGTGGTTCTCGGTCACCGACCTGCAGGTTGCGTCGGGGCGTGGGTCTTGGGTGACAACCGTCGACGGGGAGGAGTACCTCGACTTCTCCGCCGGCATCGCTGTCGTGTCCACGGGTCACTCGCATCCCAAGGTGACCGCGGCGATCGCTGCCCAGGCCGAGCGGTTCGTCCACGCCCAGGTGAACGTCTACCGCCACGACCTGCTCGAGCCTCTGGGGGCGGCGCTCGCCGAGATCACCCCACCGAGCATCGACACGTTCTTCTACGCGAACTCCGGTGCCGAGATCACCGAGGCGGCGGTGAAGCTGGCCAAGCAGGCCACCAAGCGCCCCAACGTCGTCGTGTTCTCCGGCAGCTTCCACGGTCGCACGCACCTGGCGATGGCGATGACGACGTCCAAGACGGGCTATCGCTCGGGGCACAGCCCGCTGCCGTCGGGGGTGTTCGTCGCCCCGTTCCCGAACCCGCTCGCGCCAGACCAGCGAGCCGAGGTGGAGCAGGCGTTGCACGGGCTCGACCATCTGCTGAAGTCGATGACCGCTCCCGACGAGACCGCGGCGATGATCCTCGAGCCGGTGCTGGGCGAAGGCGGGTACGTCCCGGCGCCGCCCGCCTTCCTCGAGGGCCTGATCGAGCGGTGCCGGCGACATGGCATCTTGTTCATCGCCGACGAGGTGCAAAGCGGCTTCGGCCGCACCGGCAAGATGTTCGCTGTCGACCACTACGGGGTCGAGCCCGACATCATCTGCATGGCCAAGGGCATCGCGTCGGGGTTCCCGTTCTCCGCGCTCGGCACGCGGCGCGAGCTCGATGACCGCTGGCCAACGGGCAGCCACGGGGGCACGTACGGCGGCAACCCCATCGCCTGCGCGGCAGCCCTGGCCACCATCGAGGTGCTGCGCGAGCCCGGTTTCATGGAGGCGGTGCAGGCTCGCGGCGCACAGCTGATGGAGGGTCTGCGGGCCATCGGAGGGCAGCACGGTGGCATCGTGCAGGTGCGTGGCCTCGGCCTGATGGTGGGCACCGAGTTCGACGACGCCGCGCGGGTCGCCGCCGTACAGCAGCATTGCCTGCGCGAGGGCAAGCTGATCCTCATGAACGCGGGCACCTACGGCACGTGCCTGCGTTGGATGCCGCCCCTCGTCGTCACCGAAGCCGAGATCGACTTGGCACTCGAGGTCTTCGCCAACGCGATGAAGGCCACCGCCTGAGATGCCGCGACTCGACGCCGAGCGGGTGGCCGTGTGGCGCACGTTCAGCACGGCGGCCGATCTCGTCTCGCGACGGGTGGAACACGAGCTGGCATACGAGTTCAACCTGTCCCTGCCCCAGTTCGAGCTGCTCACCGTGCTCGCGAAGGCCACCCGACCGCTGCGCGTGCGCGAGATCACCGAGGCGCTCTCCGCGGTGCCCTCCAGTCTCTCCCGACGCATCGACAGCCTGGTGACCCGGGGGTACGTCCTGCGCCATCAAGCGGGTCCCGACGACGATGCCCGCTCGGTGCAGGTCAGCCTGACGCGCGACGGACGCTTGGTGTGGCGCGACGCGAACGTCGCCTACCGGCGGGCGGTGCAGCGCGAGTTCGCGGCCCACCTGACCGAGACCGACGTCACCGCGCTG encodes:
- a CDS encoding signal peptidase I codes for the protein MSWRRAVSYISTLGAVAALVWFWPASLGGATRAVMVAGESMEPSYHLGDLVVARERSDFSVGDVVVFQVADGAGEGELVIHRIVAVRDDGSFVTKGDNRAVADQFHVTADDIVGEPVLRIPWGGHLIALMRQGWFLAAVSGVLTALLLWPRGRSKQVEAAPEEVADDGPAPAIGLALLDDPSVVAEAEAWLAEQLAQHPMGILRDDLDAAGSAGQLEEVRDHLFHGDEVELTAEFHHLFVTTPDGGHDRRHRVLEVGQQV
- a CDS encoding FAD-dependent oxidoreductase, translated to MRLDHVAIVGASLAGLRAAETLRQEGFGGQVTIVGAEPHQPYDRPPLSKRLLAGELGPDRIALRKQVDLDSLGVEWMLGVRASGLDVTRRELVLADGTRVDFDGLVIATGASPRELPGQPSLTGVHTLRTLDDSLALGRALQPGTAQVVVIGAGFIGLEVAATARRLGNEVTVLEGASAPMIRGLGAAMGSAAAAVHGDNGVRLRCDVAVGQLVGDDRGAVVGVRLADGELVPADVVLVGIGVAPNTGWLADSGLTLNDGVVCDETLNAGVPGIYAAGDVARWTNDLLRAEVRIEHWTNAAEQGEAAARNLYMMATRGEAVPYATVPFFWSDQFEARIQFLGRAEPGDEVRIVAGDPVMRRFTALYGRGGLLTAALGVSMPRLVMPFRKLLAERASWEDALALAATLGG
- a CDS encoding aspartate aminotransferase family protein, with product MTAADLNRFSFVPGQVAGPLVVGGQGSYLFTADGRRILDAAGGAIVANVGHGRREVADRVHDAMATAGYVVPIWPTPHRLALRDRLVERWLPPGFTQLFFTSGGSESTDSAVRLARAYQLSKGRPERWKIVGRHPSYHGMTLGTIAAASHSGRQAGFEPMLLDFPKVPWDDADAVVKVIEQEDPSTIAGFIAEPITGASGGCLVADDHYWSTVTRVCKEHDILLIADEVMTGFGRTGRRFGHEHFPFQPDVVVGGKGLGGGYVPIGMVATRADVVEPLQAMGGFMFFTYSGSDAACAGAEAVLDILEGEQLVERSAAMGALLQQRLREELGDHRHVADIRGRGLFVGVQLALDRDTGEQFPVTARLASQVVAAGLRRDVWYYPAGSGPVHDAVMFGCPFTVTESEIDTMAVVLRESIDEAVRSTGTV
- a CDS encoding aminotransferase class III-fold pyridoxal phosphate-dependent enzyme, translating into MTSHLSNVWFSVTDLQVASGRGSWVTTVDGEEYLDFSAGIAVVSTGHSHPKVTAAIAAQAERFVHAQVNVYRHDLLEPLGAALAEITPPSIDTFFYANSGAEITEAAVKLAKQATKRPNVVVFSGSFHGRTHLAMAMTTSKTGYRSGHSPLPSGVFVAPFPNPLAPDQRAEVEQALHGLDHLLKSMTAPDETAAMILEPVLGEGGYVPAPPAFLEGLIERCRRHGILFIADEVQSGFGRTGKMFAVDHYGVEPDIICMAKGIASGFPFSALGTRRELDDRWPTGSHGGTYGGNPIACAAALATIEVLREPGFMEAVQARGAQLMEGLRAIGGQHGGIVQVRGLGLMVGTEFDDAARVAAVQQHCLREGKLILMNAGTYGTCLRWMPPLVVTEAEIDLALEVFANAMKATA
- a CDS encoding VOC family protein — translated: MNPVAAFGEVRHIGYVVPPERLQAHVAHWARTMGVGPWLLEEHVTVSEYEHLGTARGAVDITLATAQLGSLQMQLLAQHDDHPSAFLDFVERTQGEGGMHHLGFWPPDLARAEELAAEMGWEQWTSGRIDNRGRFRTYLTEDHPGTVIALAEVPETRRQYFETELADLGRRFDPTFDELFVRR
- a CDS encoding DUF4352 domain-containing protein, with translation MSNALPPPPPPGPNLPPQQAHQHLAYHQVQAYQQPRFQPPKGYKLKKKRRWPWVLLGLLVVVGVVGAIGSVTSPDDEADDAAEPNSLPIEAAILGVGGTDDTADLDVTLASVQNPFVSTNQFERPADGRKFVAVELDVVNKSDETETFSTLMLLEIVDSLGQHWNVAFAGVDLPQLDGEIPAGSNRRGWAVFEVPNESTGLQLHVKGSLTAKGVTFTL
- a CDS encoding LLM class flavin-dependent oxidoreductase produces the protein MGRVQFGAFLAPHHPVGEHPTLQIQRDLDFAAHLDRLGFEEFWCGEHHSSGWETIASPEMFLAAAGQRTSTIRLGTGVVSLPYHHPFNVAQRIVQLDHMTRGRAIFGTGPGALPSDARTLGIDPLLQRDRQDEAMGVILRLLRGEPRFSHESDWFTLNDAELQLLPLQEQIEVATASSISPSGMQLAGKYGCGVLSIASTSTDGIQALPTQWGFAEEAAAAHGQTVDRRKWRVLIAFHLAESREQARAEAVHGLHRWHNEYNVWTLGRPGAQHVADPWELLDQVTATGASGAGAAVVGTPDELVTTIRRLQEITGGFGVVLGFAHDWANREATLRSWELLARYVVPEINGYTRGLWNSMQYLHDNQSELMAGAGAAVMQKILAHEGAAKAMATTMQQMASQAEAANERASTFRPGGGLPTDDS
- a CDS encoding MarR family transcriptional regulator produces the protein MPRLDAERVAVWRTFSTAADLVSRRVEHELAYEFNLSLPQFELLTVLAKATRPLRVREITEALSAVPSSLSRRIDSLVTRGYVLRHQAGPDDDARSVQVSLTRDGRLVWRDANVAYRRAVQREFAAHLTETDVTALWRLLGKLPPQRS